From Synechococcus sp. A10-1-5-1, a single genomic window includes:
- a CDS encoding glycosyltransferase family 4 protein, with translation MILLVTYDVRRPGGIERLSLQVFEQLQQLGLQPRLLATRHLGPGVLGRWLGRFWFLLQLLWWLPQAKSVFCMHVLLLKPLKLRALFPALAARPLYCWLHGIEVWGQALAAARRDLRACTALAASSTFTAQQVRDGLPACPPITVVHPCSDLKFPDQIQPPGLPLRLLTVARLDAGERYKGHDQILDALHLLKQQGVLDPEFRWIVVGDGNDRTRLQEKALRLGVAVQIDWRGRLSDQQLIEEFGRCSVFVMPSGFSIDAAGQATGEGFGIAYLEAAMAGRASIGALLGGQQDLIIDGETGWLVSSSAHALADLLVPLSAQRSLVAERGEAAYLRAQTGFTRGQQAAQLAVLLAEQ, from the coding sequence GTGATCTTGCTGGTGACCTACGACGTTCGTCGACCTGGTGGCATCGAGCGGCTGAGCTTGCAGGTTTTTGAGCAGCTCCAGCAGTTGGGACTCCAACCGCGGCTCCTAGCAACACGTCACCTCGGGCCTGGAGTGCTGGGGCGTTGGCTTGGTCGGTTTTGGTTCTTGCTGCAGCTCCTCTGGTGGCTTCCCCAGGCCAAGAGTGTGTTCTGCATGCATGTGCTGCTGCTCAAGCCGCTGAAGCTCCGTGCGCTGTTCCCTGCTCTGGCTGCCAGGCCCCTCTATTGCTGGCTGCATGGGATTGAGGTGTGGGGCCAGGCGTTGGCCGCGGCACGCCGGGATCTACGCGCCTGCACGGCTTTGGCTGCAAGCAGCACTTTTACGGCCCAGCAGGTCCGGGATGGGCTTCCTGCTTGCCCACCGATCACCGTGGTGCATCCGTGTTCGGATCTGAAGTTCCCTGACCAGATCCAGCCACCAGGGTTGCCCCTTCGCCTATTGACGGTTGCGAGGCTTGATGCGGGTGAGCGATACAAAGGACATGACCAGATCCTGGATGCTTTGCATCTGCTCAAGCAGCAAGGTGTTTTGGACCCTGAATTCCGCTGGATCGTGGTCGGTGACGGCAATGACCGCACGAGGCTGCAGGAGAAAGCTCTCCGCTTGGGTGTAGCCGTTCAGATTGATTGGCGAGGTCGCTTAAGCGACCAGCAGTTGATTGAGGAGTTTGGGCGTTGCAGTGTGTTTGTCATGCCCAGCGGGTTTTCTATTGATGCTGCAGGTCAAGCCACTGGTGAAGGCTTTGGAATTGCCTATCTGGAGGCCGCAATGGCTGGACGCGCTTCGATCGGTGCGCTTTTAGGCGGTCAGCAGGATTTGATCATCGATGGTGAGACGGGTTGGCTTGTCTCTTCATCAGCACACGCATTGGCTGACTTATTGGTTCCACTCTCTGCGCAAAGGAGCCTGGTTGCTGAGCGAGGGGAAGCTGCGTACTTAAGAGCTCAGACCGGGTTTACCCGAGGGCAGCAAGCCGCTCAACTCGCGGTGTTGTTGGCCGAGCAATGA
- a CDS encoding glycosyltransferase, whose translation MRVVQVSTYDGGQGAARAAFRLHRALRDQGIDSSMRVAHASSGDAWVQAPRSKPRQAMAFLRSTASWWLSKPQRSANPVTHSVAALPSGLDRELNAKGADLLHLHWLQDEFLSVEAIGRLRGPVVWTLHDTWPFCGSEHYPLDAQDQRFALGYSRGNRSELDRGLDLDRWTWLRKGKAWRSLLPRLQLIAPSRWMAEQASRSALLRGVPCQVLPNAIPEVFRPNESAQARAALGWPQDKRLILFGAIDATDPRKGADLLQAALRRLVLQNSDQLMAVILGQSQPRQPQDWPIPVLYSGRLHDDVSLALAYAAADVVLVPSRMDNLPQSATEAIACGTPVVAFDQGGMADVIAHQQSGWLAEPFDPEALAQGIRWALQRPQDQPVLSENLDRWRSDAVARTHMDLYAEVLSR comes from the coding sequence ATGCGCGTTGTTCAGGTCTCTACTTACGACGGCGGACAAGGCGCTGCACGGGCAGCCTTCCGCTTGCATCGCGCCCTACGGGATCAGGGCATCGACAGCTCCATGCGCGTGGCCCACGCCAGCAGCGGTGACGCCTGGGTGCAAGCTCCCCGCTCTAAGCCTCGTCAGGCCATGGCGTTTTTGCGAAGTACCGCCAGTTGGTGGCTCAGCAAACCGCAGCGCAGCGCTAACCCGGTCACCCATTCGGTGGCGGCTCTGCCCTCAGGGCTCGACCGTGAGCTCAATGCCAAAGGGGCCGATCTGCTGCATTTGCACTGGCTCCAAGATGAATTCCTGTCGGTGGAGGCCATTGGTCGTCTGCGCGGGCCGGTGGTTTGGACCCTTCATGACACCTGGCCGTTTTGCGGCAGTGAGCACTATCCCCTTGATGCGCAGGATCAGCGCTTTGCTTTGGGCTACAGCCGCGGCAATCGCTCGGAGCTGGATCGCGGGCTGGATCTGGATCGATGGACTTGGCTGCGCAAAGGCAAGGCCTGGCGATCGTTGTTGCCTCGGCTGCAGTTGATCGCTCCGTCCCGCTGGATGGCTGAGCAGGCTTCGCGTTCTGCGTTGTTGCGTGGGGTGCCTTGCCAGGTCCTGCCCAACGCCATTCCCGAGGTTTTTCGACCCAATGAATCTGCACAAGCGCGAGCTGCCCTCGGTTGGCCTCAAGACAAGCGCCTGATTTTGTTCGGAGCGATCGATGCAACGGATCCCCGTAAGGGGGCTGATTTGCTGCAGGCGGCGCTTCGACGCTTGGTCCTCCAAAACTCCGATCAGCTGATGGCAGTGATCCTTGGGCAATCCCAGCCCAGGCAGCCCCAGGATTGGCCAATTCCGGTTCTCTACAGCGGTCGTCTCCATGACGACGTCAGCCTCGCCTTGGCCTATGCCGCGGCGGATGTCGTTTTGGTCCCCTCTCGGATGGACAACCTGCCCCAATCCGCCACTGAAGCGATTGCCTGTGGCACACCTGTTGTGGCCTTTGACCAGGGAGGGATGGCGGACGTCATCGCCCATCAGCAAAGTGGCTGGCTGGCTGAGCCCTTCGACCCAGAAGCGTTGGCTCAAGGAATCCGTTGGGCCTTGCAGCGCCCTCAGGACCAACCGGTGCTCTCTGAGAATCTCGACCGGTGGCGTTCTGACGCAGTGGCCCGAACCCACATGGATCTCTATGCCGAGGTGTTGAGCCGGTGA
- a CDS encoding nucleotide-diphospho-sugar transferase: MSFSTPVLLIVFNRPESTAQVLRSLAEIRPPKLYVACDGPRLERPDEVRRCDAVRALVSQLDWPCQLRTLFQPTNLGCRAGVTAALDWFFEQEEEGIVLEDDIVADPSFFPFCQELLERYRHDERVGVIAANNHQRLPPSDGSSYRFSIYSHCWGWASWRRAWRCNDPDLNGWPAFRDGQWLEQLGGEPLARRWGQWLDQLAAGQIDTWDMVWQFSCWQQGFLTVIPAVELVENIGFGVDATHTLDERSPLGTPGSLSFPLRHPTVMQADRLRDQDTFRRLFQHSRRANWLRKGRKALRLLGWRS, encoded by the coding sequence ATGAGTTTCAGCACTCCCGTTCTCTTGATTGTGTTCAATCGCCCTGAGAGCACAGCCCAGGTGTTGCGGTCTTTGGCTGAGATCAGGCCCCCAAAGCTCTACGTGGCTTGCGATGGTCCAAGACTTGAGCGGCCGGATGAAGTCCGGCGCTGCGATGCCGTTCGCGCGTTGGTGTCTCAGCTGGATTGGCCCTGCCAACTGCGGACCTTGTTTCAGCCCACCAACCTGGGCTGCCGGGCTGGGGTCACCGCAGCGCTGGATTGGTTTTTTGAGCAGGAGGAGGAGGGGATTGTTCTGGAGGACGACATCGTTGCCGACCCGAGCTTTTTCCCCTTCTGTCAGGAGTTGCTCGAGCGTTACCGCCATGACGAGCGCGTTGGCGTGATTGCGGCCAACAACCATCAGCGCCTGCCCCCCAGCGATGGCAGCAGTTATCGGTTCTCGATCTACAGCCATTGCTGGGGTTGGGCCAGCTGGCGTCGGGCTTGGCGTTGCAACGACCCTGACCTAAACGGTTGGCCGGCCTTTCGCGATGGTCAATGGCTGGAGCAACTGGGGGGAGAGCCCTTGGCGCGGCGTTGGGGTCAATGGTTGGATCAGCTCGCGGCTGGGCAGATCGACACTTGGGACATGGTCTGGCAGTTCAGCTGCTGGCAGCAGGGGTTCTTGACCGTGATCCCTGCGGTCGAGCTCGTTGAGAACATTGGTTTTGGCGTGGATGCCACCCACACCCTCGATGAGCGCTCTCCTCTTGGGACGCCTGGATCGCTCAGCTTCCCCTTGCGCCATCCAACGGTGATGCAAGCTGATCGTCTCCGCGACCAAGACACGTTTCGGCGACTCTTCCAGCACAGCCGCCGAGCTAACTGGTTGCGCAAGGGCAGAAAAGCGCTGCGCTTGCTGGGCTGGAGGTCCTGA
- a CDS encoding glycosyltransferase family 4 protein yields the protein MRLAFFLDNRGFAAKGPLEDPRLGNPGIGGTEFAFLASIALLAADPDACTPLLLLTAPQPVAGLEQTSHQVAGLADALMTARTLGAVALVFRPGCVSPVDQQALLQNTLPLVAWCHNLGCDQQGFFEGLTSLKRWVLVSGAQLDAFRHSRLVQRACVIPNPVLVPAAAQLGPTPTDLAYVGAITPFKAFDRLARIWPEIARSCPEARLRVFGGADLYAGGGASALTPYERYCRDLLDRGGYGDRVVFEGSLGLERYAAFADVAVGAVNPSGRDETFCLSAAEFSACGIPVVGPRRHALVQTVLDGTTGLLAGSDAEFAQHCIALLQDPARRASLGQAGRSHMQLAYGSGQLTSLWTQLAAELKADLQVVPTPPSTPWWHEGRWLRELWGLPLAFPLWPSWPVLKSGVKHLVQGSSRAITPLGVGLLSTLAALTVMLLVVFGKYNGNPTGLARVGDQFPLSPRVAQQELVVLAGKRGNDGQQYLALALDPWQADPGTSQALDNPIYRGKRLLYPLLAWVLGLGQPGLIAWSLAGLNVLAIGSAAALIALWAQQHQRTPQWGFAALLLPGYWITLSLDTADLLATVGLLAVAVMWSAQRRGWTVFALAAALLSRETSLLAWASTSLTALWQRRWTWLLPLACVPLPLLLWTQVLNTRFAQTRDGLLASVHFGWPGVGLLQKLGQLLGFYTLPGHEPSLLERLFDAASFGLWVATLLVLAAVALSTRASRWLRLTSAVYLLPALCTSTQILARFPDYTRVWIDLASLALLGLLQLRSRWLKPWLAACSCISLGYWAGYCWLAP from the coding sequence ATGCGCCTCGCGTTCTTTCTCGACAACCGAGGTTTTGCCGCCAAGGGTCCGCTGGAGGATCCCCGCCTTGGGAACCCTGGCATTGGCGGCACGGAATTCGCCTTTTTGGCGTCGATCGCACTTTTGGCTGCGGATCCCGACGCCTGCACGCCCCTCCTGTTGCTGACCGCTCCGCAGCCCGTCGCTGGTTTGGAGCAAACCAGCCATCAGGTCGCTGGGTTGGCGGACGCGCTCATGACGGCCAGGACTCTGGGGGCTGTCGCCTTGGTGTTTCGCCCCGGTTGCGTGTCGCCGGTTGATCAGCAGGCGTTATTGCAAAACACCCTGCCGCTTGTGGCCTGGTGCCACAACCTGGGTTGCGATCAACAGGGCTTCTTTGAGGGACTCACTTCCCTGAAGCGCTGGGTCCTGGTCAGTGGCGCGCAGCTGGACGCCTTCCGTCACAGCCGCTTGGTTCAGCGGGCCTGCGTCATTCCCAACCCAGTCCTGGTTCCAGCTGCCGCTCAGCTAGGTCCAACGCCAACGGATCTTGCGTATGTCGGTGCGATCACGCCCTTCAAAGCCTTTGATCGCCTCGCACGGATCTGGCCTGAGATCGCCCGTTCCTGTCCAGAGGCGCGTTTGCGGGTTTTCGGTGGTGCTGATCTCTATGCCGGAGGCGGAGCATCTGCGCTGACCCCCTATGAGCGCTACTGCCGGGATCTCTTGGACCGGGGTGGTTACGGCGATCGGGTCGTCTTTGAAGGCAGCCTTGGTTTGGAGCGTTACGCCGCTTTTGCGGATGTTGCGGTTGGAGCGGTGAATCCCTCGGGTCGGGATGAAACGTTCTGTTTGAGTGCCGCCGAATTCAGCGCCTGCGGGATCCCCGTGGTGGGTCCCCGGCGCCATGCCCTCGTTCAAACCGTGCTGGATGGCACCACTGGTTTGCTCGCGGGAAGTGATGCAGAGTTTGCCCAGCACTGCATCGCCCTGCTTCAAGACCCGGCGCGCCGGGCGTCTCTCGGTCAGGCGGGCCGGAGTCACATGCAGCTCGCCTATGGCTCGGGGCAATTGACCAGTCTCTGGACCCAGTTGGCCGCTGAACTCAAAGCTGATCTGCAGGTCGTCCCAACACCGCCATCGACGCCCTGGTGGCATGAAGGACGTTGGCTCAGAGAGCTTTGGGGCCTGCCCTTGGCCTTTCCGCTTTGGCCCAGTTGGCCCGTGCTCAAGTCCGGAGTGAAACACCTGGTGCAAGGGAGTAGCCGGGCCATCACCCCTCTTGGCGTTGGTCTGCTGTCGACCTTGGCGGCGTTGACCGTGATGCTGCTGGTGGTCTTTGGCAAGTACAACGGCAACCCGACCGGTTTGGCCAGGGTGGGGGACCAATTCCCCCTCTCTCCGCGGGTCGCGCAGCAGGAATTGGTTGTCTTGGCCGGCAAGCGGGGTAATGACGGGCAGCAGTACCTCGCCTTGGCCCTGGATCCCTGGCAAGCGGACCCGGGAACGAGTCAGGCCCTCGATAACCCGATCTATCGCGGCAAGCGGTTGCTTTATCCCCTGCTTGCTTGGGTCTTGGGTTTGGGCCAGCCGGGGTTGATCGCTTGGTCCTTGGCCGGCCTCAATGTTCTGGCGATTGGGAGTGCAGCGGCGCTGATAGCCCTTTGGGCGCAGCAGCATCAACGCACGCCCCAATGGGGTTTCGCAGCGCTGCTGCTGCCGGGTTACTGGATCACCCTCAGCCTGGACACCGCGGATCTCTTGGCAACGGTTGGATTGTTGGCTGTGGCGGTCATGTGGTCTGCCCAGCGAAGGGGATGGACCGTGTTCGCGCTTGCCGCTGCGTTGCTCAGTCGAGAGACATCCCTGTTGGCTTGGGCCTCAACGAGCTTGACCGCCCTATGGCAGCGCCGTTGGACCTGGCTTCTACCGTTGGCCTGCGTACCACTGCCGTTGTTGCTGTGGACCCAGGTCTTGAACACCCGCTTTGCCCAAACTCGAGACGGTTTGCTGGCCTCGGTTCATTTCGGCTGGCCTGGGGTTGGCTTGCTGCAGAAATTGGGGCAGTTGCTGGGCTTTTACACCTTGCCGGGGCATGAACCGTCGCTTCTCGAGCGCCTTTTTGATGCCGCGAGCTTCGGCCTTTGGGTCGCCACATTGCTGGTGCTTGCCGCGGTTGCCCTGAGCACTCGGGCCTCCCGTTGGTTGCGGCTCACCTCCGCGGTCTATCTCCTTCCGGCGCTGTGCACGAGTACCCAAATCCTGGCCCGTTTCCCGGATTACACCCGGGTGTGGATTGATTTGGCGAGCCTGGCCCTCTTGGGCTTGCTGCAACTCCGTAGCCGTTGGTTGAAACCTTGGCTGGCGGCCTGTAGCTGCATCAGCCTGGGCTACTGGGCGGGTTACTGCTGGTTAGCGCCATGA
- a CDS encoding glycosyltransferase family 2 protein — protein sequence MEAEQRGKQPLLSAVIPFLNEEQCIPALIAELDDSLTQIGIGFELVLVDDGSRDQSVAVAKEELRKRPQITATIISLSRNFGKEAALTAGLEAANGDVVVPLDADLQDPPSVIEGMLARWREGYDVVYAVRRQRAGESKTKRFTAYGFYRLMGRLSKTGIPADTGDFRLMDRCVVDALLKLPERSRFMKGLFAWVGFRQTAIYYDRDPRKLGQTNWNYWKLWNFAIDGVTSFSRMPLQVWSYAGLAIALLALGYGGWMVLRTLLFGIDLPGYASLMTAVLFMGGVQLIGMGVLGEYLGRIFEEVKARPLYLIREEWKQ from the coding sequence ATGGAGGCTGAACAACGCGGGAAACAGCCACTGCTCAGCGCGGTCATCCCCTTCCTCAACGAAGAGCAGTGCATTCCTGCACTCATTGCGGAGCTCGATGACAGCCTGACCCAGATAGGGATTGGCTTCGAGCTCGTGCTCGTCGACGACGGAAGCCGAGATCAGTCCGTTGCAGTGGCCAAAGAAGAGCTAAGGAAGCGGCCTCAGATCACGGCAACAATCATCAGCCTCTCGCGGAATTTCGGCAAAGAAGCAGCACTAACAGCTGGCTTGGAAGCCGCCAATGGTGATGTTGTCGTTCCCCTCGATGCAGACCTGCAAGATCCGCCCTCGGTCATCGAAGGAATGCTGGCCCGCTGGCGGGAGGGCTACGACGTTGTCTATGCCGTGAGACGGCAGCGCGCTGGAGAAAGCAAGACAAAGCGTTTCACCGCCTATGGCTTCTATCGGCTCATGGGTCGTTTGAGCAAAACAGGAATACCAGCCGATACAGGGGACTTCAGACTGATGGATCGCTGTGTTGTTGATGCACTACTCAAGCTGCCCGAACGCAGCCGCTTTATGAAGGGACTCTTCGCTTGGGTTGGCTTTCGACAAACCGCGATTTATTACGACCGAGATCCACGAAAACTCGGTCAAACCAACTGGAACTATTGGAAGCTCTGGAACTTTGCAATTGACGGAGTCACCTCCTTCAGTCGGATGCCATTGCAGGTTTGGAGCTATGCAGGCCTCGCCATTGCACTGCTTGCCTTGGGTTACGGAGGATGGATGGTTCTACGGACACTGCTATTCGGGATTGACTTGCCCGGCTACGCTTCCCTGATGACAGCAGTGCTATTTATGGGAGGGGTTCAATTAATCGGAATGGGTGTTCTTGGAGAATACCTTGGGAGAATCTTTGAAGAAGTAAAAGCCAGACCCCTATATCTGATTAGGGAAGAATGGAAGCAATAG
- a CDS encoding glycosyltransferase family 1 protein yields the protein MLLLNYKPVLHHPTGIGVYANAVLPVLQDFEHVVIPGGGSGGGKQRLRRLAWSQFQLPRLAKQVKADLIFTPAPEGYLGKQVVPQVVMVHDLRPLSHPECSLQSLYFKNWVPQLLRQSRHIITNSTFTSLEICKATGVPEDKISAIPLGYDSEHFYPSETKQTLHHRPYLLHVGQAYPHKNLQRLIHAFNAIEHRFPAVDLVLLGKPHPSETQKLQQLTSELGLSTRVIFKSYVSYGDLPNWYRGALAFVYPSLWEGFGLPILEAMACGCPVITSLGSGTQEVAGTHALLVDPFSAPDIQEKISQLLDSKKTRDAFSRLGLERTSQFSWDVTTRRTAAVMDTILALA from the coding sequence ATGCTTCTTCTGAATTACAAGCCCGTTTTGCATCACCCGACAGGAATTGGTGTATATGCCAATGCTGTTCTACCCGTGCTTCAGGACTTTGAGCACGTTGTCATTCCAGGAGGGGGATCCGGAGGTGGCAAGCAGCGTTTAAGGCGTTTGGCCTGGTCTCAATTTCAATTGCCGAGATTGGCAAAGCAAGTGAAGGCAGATCTGATCTTCACCCCTGCGCCGGAGGGTTATCTCGGCAAACAGGTTGTGCCGCAGGTTGTCATGGTCCATGACTTAAGGCCCTTAAGTCATCCAGAATGCTCCCTTCAATCGCTTTACTTTAAAAACTGGGTCCCACAACTCCTAAGGCAGTCTAGGCATATCATCACCAATTCTACATTTACGTCTTTGGAAATCTGCAAGGCTACAGGTGTACCTGAAGACAAAATCAGTGCGATACCTCTCGGATATGATTCTGAACACTTCTATCCATCAGAGACAAAGCAGACGCTTCATCACCGTCCCTATCTGCTTCATGTTGGCCAGGCTTACCCCCATAAAAATCTTCAACGCCTGATTCATGCTTTCAATGCGATCGAGCATCGCTTTCCTGCGGTTGATTTGGTTTTGCTTGGGAAGCCGCACCCCTCTGAGACACAAAAGCTCCAACAGTTGACATCCGAACTGGGCTTATCTACTCGAGTGATATTCAAAAGCTATGTGTCTTATGGGGATCTTCCGAATTGGTATCGAGGAGCTCTGGCCTTTGTTTACCCTAGCCTTTGGGAGGGGTTTGGCCTCCCGATTCTTGAGGCGATGGCTTGCGGTTGTCCTGTGATTACAAGTCTGGGATCGGGTACGCAGGAAGTCGCAGGAACCCATGCGCTGTTAGTTGATCCTTTCTCGGCCCCTGATATTCAAGAAAAAATTTCTCAATTATTGGATTCGAAAAAAACCCGCGATGCGTTTTCTAGGTTGGGCCTTGAGAGGACGTCTCAATTTTCTTGGGATGTAACTACCCGGAGGACAGCTGCAGTGATGGACACTATCCTTGCGTTGGCTTAA
- a CDS encoding glycosyltransferase yields the protein MATWNCSALLANFFRSLEEQSPGDWELLILDNCSSDGLPQLVRQYQAAHPDYLIRFSSQVDVGIYDAWNRGIKLAGGTYLCFIGADDTFVCSESLQQLLDLTSSSAELITCRNCYYSSDGRFLRDWGASWNWKRMRESMNIAHPGMLVRRDLFERFGLFDPRFKICGDYEWFLRLTPAVSSVHSQISILKIVQAGVSHTKIGAVYAETFRAQARHLSFLWSAACWLLNWLKYGRRRLIGLA from the coding sequence ATGGCAACCTGGAATTGCTCTGCGTTATTGGCCAACTTTTTCAGGAGTCTCGAGGAGCAAAGCCCAGGGGACTGGGAGTTGTTGATTCTCGATAATTGTTCCTCCGACGGCCTGCCGCAACTCGTTCGGCAATACCAAGCAGCTCACCCGGATTACCTGATTCGGTTCAGCTCTCAGGTTGATGTAGGGATCTATGACGCTTGGAATCGAGGAATCAAGTTGGCGGGAGGGACCTATCTGTGTTTCATCGGTGCCGATGATACGTTTGTCTGCTCTGAGAGCTTGCAGCAGCTGCTTGATCTGACAAGCTCGTCTGCAGAATTGATTACATGCCGGAACTGTTACTACTCGTCAGATGGTCGTTTCTTGAGAGACTGGGGTGCCTCCTGGAATTGGAAAAGGATGCGGGAGTCGATGAATATTGCGCATCCAGGAATGCTTGTGCGACGTGACTTATTTGAGCGATTTGGTTTGTTTGATCCAAGATTCAAAATCTGTGGCGATTACGAATGGTTCTTGCGTCTTACACCCGCAGTGTCTTCAGTTCATAGCCAGATTTCAATTCTTAAAATTGTTCAAGCTGGGGTGAGTCATACCAAGATTGGTGCTGTGTATGCGGAAACCTTTCGTGCTCAGGCACGTCATCTCAGCTTTCTTTGGAGTGCGGCATGTTGGCTTCTCAATTGGTTGAAATATGGTCGCCGGCGCTTGATTGGCCTGGCTTGA
- a CDS encoding SGNH/GDSL hydrolase family protein: MTGQPHTSRRQAAALLLGSVAFSVAALELGCRLVGVQAPRLYRTDSDRGWTLKSNVRTHWSQEGSAPVHTNSQGYRDSEWALVKEPGVLRIAVLGDSFTEALQVPLEQTWVNQLPAAMAAVPGCRLLKGFPKGAETLNFGVGGYGTGQSWLTWQKDAQRFQPQVVLHAVYFENDLRDNIKSERGSGSGPTFSLHQGNLNRSDAFRSSPDYRFRQSFAGRLSDWVLSWSRLAQLINQLKNLHNARAGEECDAAGCTFFPLGPDGTKLYGQDPADLRQGWEVFWAILKTWKQEAQVAGSQLVVTSVTTPPQLWPKPEDRQAEINKHGLDWFKPEKQLGAVLKADGIPYLPLAQDLQQQADEQGLIAHGFAGQKPGPGYGHWNREGHKAAATVLARKLCSLDLPLING, translated from the coding sequence GTGACTGGACAACCCCACACCTCGCGGCGGCAAGCTGCAGCACTGCTACTGGGCTCAGTGGCCTTCTCAGTGGCGGCCTTGGAGTTGGGCTGCCGTCTCGTTGGCGTCCAGGCACCCAGGCTTTACCGAACTGATTCCGATCGCGGCTGGACCCTCAAATCCAACGTGCGCACCCACTGGAGTCAGGAGGGATCCGCTCCAGTGCACACCAATTCCCAGGGCTATCGAGACAGCGAATGGGCCTTGGTGAAGGAGCCGGGCGTTTTGCGCATTGCCGTTCTTGGCGATTCCTTCACCGAAGCCCTGCAGGTGCCACTGGAGCAAACCTGGGTGAATCAACTGCCCGCGGCGATGGCGGCTGTGCCGGGATGTCGTCTGCTGAAAGGGTTTCCCAAAGGCGCTGAAACCCTGAATTTCGGAGTCGGCGGTTACGGAACGGGGCAGAGCTGGCTGACCTGGCAAAAGGACGCCCAGCGGTTTCAACCGCAAGTTGTCCTTCACGCCGTCTACTTCGAAAACGACCTCAGGGACAACATTAAGAGCGAACGGGGGAGTGGCTCCGGACCAACGTTTTCACTCCATCAAGGCAACCTGAATCGCAGCGACGCCTTCCGCAGCAGCCCGGACTATCGCTTCAGACAGTCCTTTGCCGGACGACTGAGCGACTGGGTCCTGAGCTGGAGCCGTCTCGCCCAGTTGATCAACCAACTCAAGAATCTGCACAATGCTCGGGCTGGGGAAGAGTGCGATGCAGCTGGCTGCACTTTTTTCCCGCTGGGTCCTGATGGAACCAAGCTCTATGGACAAGACCCAGCCGACCTGAGACAGGGATGGGAGGTCTTCTGGGCCATCCTGAAAACCTGGAAGCAAGAAGCCCAGGTTGCTGGGAGCCAGCTTGTTGTGACCAGTGTGACCACACCGCCGCAGCTCTGGCCCAAACCAGAGGACCGTCAGGCAGAGATCAACAAGCACGGTCTGGACTGGTTCAAACCGGAGAAGCAGCTCGGAGCGGTCCTCAAAGCCGATGGCATCCCGTATCTGCCGCTTGCCCAGGACCTGCAGCAACAGGCGGATGAACAAGGTTTAATTGCCCATGGTTTTGCCGGACAAAAACCTGGACCTGGCTATGGCCATTGGAACCGAGAGGGGCACAAAGCAGCCGCAACCGTTCTTGCCCGAAAGCTCTGCTCCCTGGACCTGCCCCTGATCAATGGTTGA
- the galE gene encoding UDP-glucose 4-epimerase GalE: protein MAQLLITGGAGFIGSHTCLVLLEAGHDLVVLDDFSNSSPESLKRVRQLANLEGSSPRLQVVEGDIRSKSDLRKGFRAGKGIDAVIHFAGLKAVGESVREPLRYWDVNVAGSQSLLSVMQEENCRTLAFSSSATLYGLPERVPVTEADPVQPINPYGFTKAAVEQMLEDLSSSEQGWRIARLRYFNPVGAHPSGQIGEDPNGIPNNLFPFVSQVAVGRRQELKVFGNDWPTPDGTGVRDYIHVMDLAEGHLAAIQHLMEQRPQLLTVNLGSGQGHSVLEVVQAFEKASSRPVAYQLVERRPGDAATTVADPSLANRLLGWQTKRSLAEICRDGWSWQSQNPEGYRGS, encoded by the coding sequence TTGGCACAACTGCTGATCACAGGCGGAGCAGGCTTTATCGGCAGCCACACCTGCCTGGTGTTGCTGGAGGCCGGTCACGATCTCGTTGTGCTGGATGACTTCAGCAACAGCTCACCTGAATCGCTCAAGCGCGTCCGTCAACTCGCAAATCTGGAGGGCAGCTCGCCGCGACTCCAGGTTGTGGAAGGAGACATCAGAAGCAAAAGCGACCTACGCAAAGGGTTCCGAGCGGGGAAAGGCATCGACGCAGTCATCCATTTCGCCGGCCTCAAAGCCGTGGGTGAGTCGGTGCGTGAGCCCCTGCGCTATTGGGATGTGAATGTCGCCGGCAGTCAGTCCCTGCTCTCTGTCATGCAGGAGGAGAACTGCCGGACCCTGGCCTTCAGCAGCAGCGCCACCCTCTACGGCCTGCCCGAGCGTGTCCCCGTGACTGAAGCCGATCCAGTCCAGCCCATCAACCCGTACGGCTTCACCAAAGCGGCTGTTGAGCAAATGCTGGAGGACCTCAGCAGCAGCGAACAGGGTTGGCGAATCGCGCGTTTGCGCTACTTCAACCCCGTCGGAGCCCATCCCAGCGGACAGATCGGCGAAGACCCCAACGGCATTCCCAACAACCTCTTCCCCTTTGTCTCTCAAGTGGCGGTTGGACGGCGCCAAGAGCTCAAAGTCTTTGGAAACGACTGGCCAACCCCCGATGGCACAGGCGTCCGGGACTACATCCACGTCATGGACCTGGCCGAGGGACACCTCGCCGCCATTCAGCACCTGATGGAGCAGAGACCTCAGTTACTCACCGTCAATCTGGGCAGCGGGCAGGGTCATTCCGTCTTGGAGGTGGTCCAAGCCTTTGAGAAGGCCTCAAGCAGACCAGTGGCTTACCAACTCGTCGAGCGACGACCGGGAGATGCCGCAACCACCGTGGCCGACCCGTCCTTGGCCAATCGTCTACTGGGGTGGCAGACGAAGCGATCGCTGGCAGAGATCTGCCGCGATGGCTGGTCCTGGCAGTCCCAAAACCCGGAGGGCTACCGGGGCAGCTGA